In Ciconia boyciana chromosome 1, ASM3463844v1, whole genome shotgun sequence, the genomic stretch AATGTATTACTAGCTAACAAAGGCCTGTTTATGTGAAAGACATGTCTAGCTGTTAGCATGCTGTAATGCATAACCGTTGTTATACATGTAGTTACTGTAACTGATCCAGTCATCTGCACACTGATATTCTTGATTAGACTGAATGTATGGATGataaactgtttcttttcccaagAAGTAAGATGGAGCAAGTCTCTGTAAAACAACAGCACTGAATTGGTATGTCAGCTTCCTTCGAATTTTAATGATTTCACCTGTTCTTCCATAATTCCTCAGTGCTCTGGCCATTTTCTGATATGTCATGATCTTGCggtttccctttctttctccccacagctctgcaagtttctccttgttttttGAGACAAACTGAAAGACACCATTGGGCTTATCCACCCATTGGATGCAGTTTGCCATAGCTGGATCATACAGAGACTCATGGAGGTACTCAAACAGTCGAAGTTTTTTTCTACCTATTAAGAAATAAAGTACAAAAGGTCAGAACAGAACTCatacttgttttaaaagatgagCAGTTGTCTTTCTCCTGGAAAGGATCTTACAGGCAAAAGCATAGGTAAACCTAATACCCCACCACAAATTAAAAGATCAGTATAAACTATGCAACGGAAGACCAGCAACAGCAAATGGGATGATAGTTCTGAAACATGTACAGATATGTGGTGACAGAAAGGGATTTGGTCATTAGAGTTTCAAGAGCAGGTTCTTTGGGGATCATGACAAATATCTGGTGACTTCACTGTGTGGTAGGTCTCAGAAGCCACTTTCAGCAGTCTTCAGACACATACTGTGCAGGTGCATGGTCAAGGAACTCACTGCAGGAAATTACATCTTCAGACAGTGCAGGAAAGTTGTTCTGGAGAGCCAATCTGAATGTTTTTGAATAAATGTTTTCCCTG encodes the following:
- the SPIC gene encoding transcription factor Spi-C isoform X1 codes for the protein MFLQSFPDQDVLGQAFEDALEVLQQHSDREMQCSPGYKNCLTVINHHHHLRASPSYSAAPSTEDPGYSWRNVINSAADFYAEETVYHTLQNTPESQVMHAAAGQAKAGKGRKKLRLFEYLHESLYDPAMANCIQWVDKPNGVFQFVSKNKEKLAELWGERKGNRKIMTYQKMARALRNYGRTGEIIKIRRKLTYQFSAVVLQRLAPSYFLGKETVYHPYIQSNQEYQCADDWISYSNYMYNNGYALQHANS
- the SPIC gene encoding transcription factor Spi-C isoform X2, encoding MSFPDQDVLGQAFEDALEVLQQHSDREMQCSPGYKNCLTVINHHHHLRASPSYSAAPSTEDPGYSWRNVINSAADFYAEETVYHTLQNTPESQVMHAAAGQAKAGKGRKKLRLFEYLHESLYDPAMANCIQWVDKPNGVFQFVSKNKEKLAELWGERKGNRKIMTYQKMARALRNYGRTGEIIKIRRKLTYQFSAVVLQRLAPSYFLGKETVYHPYIQSNQEYQCADDWISYSNYMYNNGYALQHANS